From the Paenibacillus sp. FSL H8-0548 genome, one window contains:
- a CDS encoding DUF2207 domain-containing protein, with amino-acid sequence MPIGSKVFGILLSLFFLLSVSPASAEERSFEIGKVDIHAIIDSDGNMQITERDTYRFDGAFNGILVDLNTTGSDGIEQFKAYEVSERGNVPLEFEQSGDGASLQYKVYSNSVDTTKVFQISYIVKNVVQVYADTAELYWKFFDETNANALGMMNIEIELPVGVMKDEVTTFGHGPLDGSIQVEDDRWVLFQVDSLPANQMLETRVLFPTDTVLGSKRISDEPMLDKILEEERKWRSDDANLESSNDYTVPGALLLLLANLAAGFTIYIRYRKKPKSDWKGDYYRELPTDASPAVVSFLLNYRIEPRDLMATLLDFVRRKYVTMEKLSSPKIGDGKHDYSFKWMRKNTDGLLPHETMLLEWFFEEIGENDRVTFSEIRFEASLRQNFPGKWGEWKKKVENVVIERQYMRINSGIYRWVILAFLLQFFGFMFLATDDWRWLLICSFPLPFFKPKRYQRTKLGQTEYEKWKAFDRFLRAYSRIEKRDAMEVHLWDHYFVYAIPLGAAKKMIKDTRVKILNKADRNYVDTTLYHSTAILEFDHLTKLFKETVAESEKSVSSSSSDSGGWFSSGGGDGGGGGGRGAF; translated from the coding sequence ATGCCTATTGGGTCTAAAGTCTTTGGAATTCTTTTATCCCTATTCTTCCTTCTGTCCGTCTCACCCGCAAGTGCAGAAGAACGTTCGTTTGAGATCGGCAAGGTCGACATTCACGCCATCATCGATTCCGATGGAAATATGCAAATAACCGAAAGGGATACATACCGATTCGATGGCGCCTTTAACGGAATTCTCGTCGACTTGAATACGACGGGATCGGACGGGATCGAGCAATTCAAGGCTTACGAGGTATCTGAGAGAGGCAATGTCCCGCTTGAATTCGAGCAATCCGGCGATGGAGCTTCGCTCCAATATAAGGTTTACTCCAATTCCGTCGATACAACGAAGGTATTCCAGATTTCTTATATAGTCAAGAACGTCGTACAGGTGTATGCAGACACCGCAGAATTGTACTGGAAGTTCTTCGATGAGACGAACGCCAACGCGCTTGGGATGATGAATATCGAAATCGAGCTGCCAGTAGGGGTTATGAAGGACGAAGTCACGACGTTCGGCCATGGTCCGCTAGACGGAAGCATTCAAGTCGAAGACGATAGATGGGTTCTCTTCCAGGTCGATTCGCTGCCGGCCAATCAGATGCTTGAGACGCGAGTCCTGTTTCCCACGGATACCGTACTTGGCAGCAAGCGAATAAGCGACGAGCCGATGCTCGATAAGATTCTGGAGGAGGAGCGGAAATGGAGATCGGACGACGCGAATCTGGAGAGTTCGAATGATTACACGGTACCCGGCGCACTGCTCCTGCTGCTCGCCAACCTTGCGGCCGGCTTCACAATTTACATCCGATATCGCAAGAAGCCCAAATCGGATTGGAAGGGCGACTATTATCGAGAGCTTCCTACCGACGCATCCCCTGCCGTCGTCAGTTTTTTGCTGAACTACCGAATCGAGCCCAGAGATTTGATGGCGACTCTGCTCGACTTCGTGAGAAGGAAATACGTCACCATGGAGAAACTGAGCTCGCCGAAGATTGGAGACGGCAAACATGATTATTCCTTCAAGTGGATGAGAAAAAACACCGATGGCTTACTGCCGCACGAAACGATGCTGCTGGAATGGTTCTTCGAGGAGATAGGCGAAAACGATCGGGTGACTTTCTCCGAGATTCGGTTCGAAGCATCCTTGCGACAAAATTTCCCGGGAAAATGGGGGGAATGGAAAAAGAAAGTTGAGAATGTCGTCATTGAACGACAGTATATGAGGATAAATAGCGGTATTTATCGATGGGTTATCCTCGCCTTCCTCTTGCAATTTTTCGGTTTCATGTTCCTTGCTACAGACGATTGGCGATGGCTGCTGATCTGCTCGTTTCCGCTTCCCTTCTTCAAGCCTAAACGTTATCAGAGAACGAAGCTTGGACAGACCGAATACGAGAAATGGAAGGCATTCGACCGTTTTCTTCGCGCTTATAGCCGTATTGAGAAACGCGATGCGATGGAGGTGCATTTATGGGATCATTACTTCGTGTATGCGATTCCGCTTGGAGCAGCGAAGAAGATGATCAAGGACACGAGGGTTAAAATCTTGAATAAGGCAGACAGAAACTACGTCGATACCACTCTCTACCATTCAACAGCCATTCTTGAATTCGATCATCTGACTAAGCTCTTCAAAGAGACGGTAGCGGAATCAGAAAAATCGGTTAGCAGCAGTTCTTCCGATTCTGGAGGATGGTTCTCTTCCGGAGGTGGAGACGGAGGCGGAGGTGGAGGACGCGGAGCGTTCTGA
- a CDS encoding transcriptional repressor, producing MLNITAEMDRINRHLLANGYKLTTQREIILQVLLENEADHLSAEGVYMLVKQKHSVIGLATVYRTLELLAELHVVEKMNFGDGVARYDLRGEEDKHMHHHLICNECGSLKEIKEDWLFEIEQRIEKEFGFKVIDHRLDFTGTYKTCDQANCKRTRKAVS from the coding sequence ATGTTGAATATAACAGCAGAAATGGATCGTATAAATCGCCATTTATTGGCAAATGGATACAAGCTAACGACTCAACGGGAAATAATATTACAGGTGCTGCTTGAGAACGAAGCAGATCATTTGAGCGCAGAAGGCGTCTACATGCTCGTTAAGCAAAAACATTCGGTCATTGGCCTAGCTACCGTATATCGGACACTGGAGCTGCTGGCAGAGCTGCATGTCGTAGAAAAAATGAATTTCGGTGATGGGGTAGCTCGTTATGATCTTCGCGGCGAAGAAGATAAACATATGCATCATCATCTGATATGCAATGAATGCGGCTCGCTGAAGGAAATTAAGGAAGACTGGCTATTTGAGATCGAGCAGCGGATTGAGAAGGAGTTCGGTTTTAAGGTCATCGACCATCGGCTTGATTTTACCGGAACCTACAAAACCTGCGACCAAGCGAATTGCAAGCGGACGCGCAAGGCGGTTTCTTAA
- a CDS encoding antibiotic biosynthesis monooxygenase produces MILEVAMLQVKEGLTEEFELQFKKASAIISSMKGYISHELQKCIEADHKYILLVKWETLEDHTEGFRGSAQYLEWKRLLHHFYDPFPTVEHYENIDLR; encoded by the coding sequence ATGATCTTAGAGGTAGCTATGTTACAAGTAAAAGAGGGGCTCACGGAAGAGTTTGAGCTTCAGTTCAAGAAAGCTTCAGCCATCATATCCAGTATGAAGGGCTACATAAGTCATGAGCTTCAGAAATGTATAGAAGCGGACCATAAATATATTTTGCTAGTCAAATGGGAGACACTAGAAGATCATACGGAGGGGTTCCGTGGCTCGGCACAGTATTTGGAGTGGAAAAGACTGCTTCATCATTTTTACGATCCGTTTCCGACCGTCGAGCATTATGAGAACATTGACCTTCGTTAA
- a CDS encoding type B 50S ribosomal protein L31, protein MKDGIHPVYHQVLFFDVSSGYKILTGSTKSSNEKMEWEDGNSYPVIRVDTSSASHPFYTGKQRNTDKGGRVDRFNQRAQQKK, encoded by the coding sequence ATGAAGGACGGTATACATCCGGTTTACCATCAGGTTCTGTTTTTTGATGTGAGCAGCGGGTACAAAATTTTGACAGGCTCTACAAAGTCTTCCAATGAAAAAATGGAATGGGAAGATGGCAACAGCTACCCGGTAATTCGTGTAGATACAAGCTCTGCTTCGCACCCTTTCTATACAGGCAAACAACGCAATACGGATAAAGGCGGCCGTGTTGACCGCTTTAACCAACGGGCTCAACAAAAGAAATAA
- a CDS encoding SDR family oxidoreductase, whose translation MELGVRGKIAIITGGSKGIGLATALLLAAEGAEVAIVAREAEALQSAVNQIREQTGKEALAISADVSKAEEVERAVAETAAHFGGIQILVNNAGTSAARPFEQVETAAWSADLDLKLFGAVNFSRAVLPFMRQAGGGAIVNVTAIGGKTPGASSLPTSVSRAAGLALTKAMSKDLAADRIRVNAVCIGLIRSAQIERMWQAKSPELSWDEFAADARHGIPLGRIGSAQEAANVIGFLVSDAASFVTGTSVNIDGGISTVL comes from the coding sequence ATGGAGCTTGGTGTAAGAGGGAAGATAGCTATTATTACAGGTGGAAGCAAAGGGATCGGTCTCGCAACAGCATTGCTGCTGGCTGCAGAAGGTGCAGAGGTTGCCATTGTAGCTAGAGAGGCGGAAGCGCTGCAAAGCGCAGTAAACCAAATTAGAGAGCAGACAGGCAAAGAGGCACTTGCGATCAGTGCTGATGTGTCTAAAGCGGAAGAGGTAGAGCGGGCAGTTGCGGAGACTGCAGCACATTTTGGAGGCATTCAAATTTTAGTAAATAATGCTGGTACCTCTGCGGCACGTCCGTTCGAGCAGGTGGAGACAGCGGCATGGTCAGCGGATCTCGATTTGAAGCTATTTGGTGCTGTGAATTTCTCGCGTGCGGTATTGCCCTTTATGCGACAAGCGGGCGGTGGAGCGATCGTCAATGTGACGGCCATTGGCGGAAAAACGCCAGGCGCATCCTCGTTGCCGACTTCCGTTAGTCGTGCGGCAGGCTTAGCGCTTACGAAAGCGATGAGCAAGGATCTTGCTGCTGACCGGATACGCGTGAATGCGGTGTGCATCGGGCTCATACGGAGCGCTCAAATCGAGCGGATGTGGCAGGCGAAATCACCTGAGCTAAGCTGGGATGAATTTGCAGCAGATGCTCGTCACGGCATACCGCTTGGACGGATAGGCAGCGCGCAGGAAGCGGCGAATGTAATCGGCTTCCTCGTATCGGACGCAGCCTCCTTCGTCACCGGAACCTCGGTAAATATTGACGGCGGCATCTCAACAGTGCTCTAG
- a CDS encoding DUF4265 domain-containing protein, with translation MNNIQDFIPLHLCFDGVGREVEVLDVIQIAEDIYRIEENPVFTENIAFGDVIRVKALKDASLYIETIEKSQFSRHNWLLSKEVIYSLELKVLKNKIRDCGGKSQQVFGGIFIVNMPAHTGIDINEEVQRVINAVQK, from the coding sequence GTGAATAACATTCAAGATTTTATACCATTGCATCTCTGCTTCGATGGTGTTGGTCGAGAGGTTGAGGTATTAGATGTCATTCAGATAGCTGAAGATATCTATAGAATTGAAGAAAATCCTGTTTTCACAGAAAACATTGCTTTTGGCGACGTCATTCGTGTAAAGGCGCTTAAGGATGCTTCCTTGTACATAGAAACAATTGAAAAATCACAATTTTCCAGACATAATTGGCTGCTAAGCAAAGAGGTAATTTATTCCTTGGAGCTGAAAGTTTTGAAAAATAAAATCCGAGACTGCGGAGGCAAATCCCAGCAAGTATTCGGAGGTATATTTATTGTAAACATGCCTGCACATACAGGGATCGACATCAACGAAGAGGTGCAAAGGGTAATCAACGCGGTTCAAAAATAA